A DNA window from Stutzerimonas stutzeri contains the following coding sequences:
- the secA gene encoding preprotein translocase subunit SecA: MFAPLLKKLFGSKNEREVKRMLKAVQSVNALEEQMLSLSDEQLRSKTEEFKARLKKGETLDQILPEAFAVCREAGKRVMGMRHFDVQLIGGMTLHEGRIAEMRTGEGKTLVATLAVYLNALAGKGVHVVTVNDYLARRDANWMRPLYEFLGLSVGIVTPFQPPEEKRAAYAADITYGTNNEFGFDYLRDNMAFSLQEKNQRELNFAVIDEVDSILIDEARTPLIISGQAEDSSKLYQQINLLIPRLTQHIEEEEGVVTQEGHFSIDEKTRQVELNEQGHQYIEELLTQDGLLAEGESLYSAHNLGLLTHVYAGLRAHKLFHRNVEYIVQNNQVLLIDEHTGRTMPGRRLSEGLHQAIEAKEGLQIQPESQTLASTTFQNYFRLYKKLAGMTGTADTEAFEFQQIYNLPVVVIPTNRALARKDFNDLVYLTQEEKFAAIIADIKECRAQSRPVLVGTATIESSEYVSRLLEKEGFEHKVLNAKHHDKEAEIIAQAGRPGAVTIATNMAGRGTDILLGGNWEVEVAALENPTEEQVAQIKADWQKRHQQVLEAGGLHVIASERHESRRIDNQLRGRAGRQGDPGSSRFYLSLEDSLMRIFASDRVKNFMKALGMESGEAIEHRMVTNAIEKAQRKVEGRNFDMRKQLLEYDDVANEQRKVIYHMRNSLLAADEIGQTIAEFRQEALDAAISAHIPPQSLPEQWDIPGLEAVLYSDFGSRLPVQQWLDEDEKLYEETLRERILEALLAAYNEKEELAGAEALRSFEKQIVLRVLDDLWKDHLSTMDHLRHGIHLRGYAQKNPKQEYKRESFTLFQDLLESIKRDSIRVLSHVQVRREDPVEEEARLRHEAEELAKRMQFQHAEVSALDQPEEEPEVEGQADVAAAPVRTEPKIGRNEPCPCGSGKKYKHCHGQVQ; this comes from the coding sequence ATGTTTGCGCCTTTATTAAAGAAACTCTTTGGAAGCAAGAATGAGCGTGAGGTCAAACGCATGCTCAAGGCGGTTCAGTCCGTCAATGCACTCGAAGAGCAGATGTTGTCGCTCTCCGACGAGCAGCTGCGCAGCAAGACCGAAGAGTTCAAGGCCCGTCTCAAGAAAGGCGAAACCCTCGATCAGATCCTTCCTGAAGCATTTGCCGTCTGCCGCGAAGCCGGCAAGCGCGTCATGGGTATGCGCCATTTCGACGTTCAGTTGATTGGTGGCATGACTCTGCATGAAGGCCGCATCGCCGAGATGCGCACCGGTGAAGGCAAGACCCTGGTTGCCACCTTGGCGGTGTATCTCAATGCGCTGGCTGGCAAGGGCGTGCACGTGGTCACGGTCAACGACTACCTGGCCCGCCGCGACGCCAACTGGATGCGCCCGCTTTACGAATTCCTCGGCCTCTCGGTTGGCATCGTCACCCCGTTCCAGCCGCCGGAAGAAAAGCGCGCCGCCTACGCCGCTGACATCACCTACGGCACCAACAACGAATTCGGTTTCGACTACCTGCGCGACAACATGGCGTTCAGCCTGCAGGAAAAGAACCAGCGCGAACTCAACTTCGCCGTGATCGACGAAGTCGACTCCATCCTGATCGACGAAGCGCGCACACCACTGATCATCTCCGGTCAGGCTGAGGACAGTTCCAAGCTGTACCAGCAGATCAACCTGCTCATTCCTCGGCTCACGCAGCACATCGAGGAAGAGGAAGGGGTCGTCACCCAGGAAGGGCATTTCTCCATCGATGAGAAGACCCGTCAGGTTGAGTTGAACGAGCAGGGTCACCAGTACATTGAAGAATTGCTGACCCAGGACGGTTTGCTGGCCGAGGGCGAAAGCCTCTATTCGGCGCACAACCTCGGTCTGCTGACCCATGTGTATGCTGGCCTGCGTGCTCACAAGCTATTCCATCGCAACGTCGAATACATCGTGCAGAACAACCAGGTACTGCTGATCGACGAACACACCGGCCGGACCATGCCGGGCCGTCGTCTTTCCGAAGGCCTGCACCAGGCCATCGAAGCGAAGGAAGGGCTGCAGATCCAGCCCGAGAGCCAGACCCTGGCTTCGACCACATTCCAGAACTACTTTCGCCTTTACAAGAAGCTGGCCGGCATGACCGGTACGGCGGACACCGAAGCGTTCGAATTCCAGCAGATCTACAACCTGCCTGTTGTTGTCATTCCGACCAACCGGGCACTGGCACGTAAGGACTTTAACGACCTGGTGTATCTGACCCAGGAAGAGAAATTCGCTGCCATCATCGCTGATATCAAAGAGTGTCGAGCGCAAAGCCGGCCGGTGCTGGTGGGTACGGCGACTATCGAGTCGTCCGAATACGTTTCGCGCCTGCTGGAAAAGGAAGGCTTCGAGCATAAGGTGCTCAACGCCAAGCACCACGATAAGGAAGCCGAGATCATTGCCCAGGCCGGGCGCCCAGGTGCCGTGACCATTGCTACCAACATGGCAGGTCGTGGTACCGACATCCTTCTGGGTGGCAACTGGGAAGTGGAAGTTGCAGCGCTTGAGAATCCGACTGAAGAACAGGTCGCGCAGATCAAGGCGGACTGGCAGAAGCGCCACCAGCAGGTGCTAGAAGCGGGCGGCCTGCACGTCATTGCATCCGAGCGTCATGAATCCCGTCGTATCGACAATCAGTTGCGTGGTCGCGCCGGCCGTCAGGGTGACCCGGGCTCGAGCCGCTTCTACCTGTCGCTGGAAGACAGCCTGATGCGTATCTTCGCCTCCGATCGGGTGAAGAATTTCATGAAGGCGCTGGGCATGGAGTCGGGCGAGGCCATCGAGCACCGCATGGTAACCAATGCCATCGAGAAGGCGCAGCGCAAGGTCGAAGGCCGCAACTTCGACATGCGCAAGCAGTTGCTCGAATACGACGACGTGGCCAACGAGCAGCGCAAGGTGATCTATCACATGCGCAACAGCTTGCTGGCTGCTGATGAAATCGGCCAGACCATTGCCGAGTTCCGTCAGGAAGCGCTGGATGCCGCGATCAGTGCGCATATCCCGCCGCAGTCGCTGCCGGAGCAATGGGATATCCCCGGTCTGGAAGCGGTGCTCTACAGCGATTTCGGTTCACGTCTGCCGGTCCAGCAGTGGCTCGACGAAGACGAGAAACTCTACGAAGAAACCCTGCGCGAGCGGATTCTCGAAGCGTTGCTGGCGGCCTATAACGAGAAGGAAGAGCTGGCTGGCGCCGAGGCGCTACGTTCCTTCGAGAAGCAGATCGTGCTGCGCGTACTGGATGATCTGTGGAAAGACCATCTGTCGACCATGGATCACCTGCGTCATGGTATTCATCTGCGCGGTTACGCCCAGAAAAACCCGAAGCAGGAGTACAAGCGCGAGTCCTTCACACTGTTCCAGGACCTGCTCGAATCCATCAAGCGCGACAGTATCCGCGTGCTGTCTCATGTGCAGGTTCGTCGCGAAGATCCGGTCGAAGAGGAAGCACGTCTGCGTCACGAGGCGGAAGAGTTGGCCAAGCGCATGCAGTTCCAGCACGCCGAGGTATCTGCTCTGGATCAGCCGGAGGAGGAGCCAGAAGTCGAAGGCCAGGCCGACGTCGCTGCGGCGCCGGTGCGTACCGAGCCCAAGATTGGCCGTAACGAGCCTTGCCCGTGCGGATCGGGTAAAAAATACAAGCATTGCCACGGCCAGGTTCAGTAA
- the argJ gene encoding bifunctional glutamate N-acetyltransferase/amino-acid acetyltransferase ArgJ: protein MAVGLGPLPTLHPVPGFELGIASAGIKRPGRKDVVIMRCTEGSRVAGVTTTNAFCAAPVIVTRERMHGPVRYLLTNTGNANAGTGPQGLADARYTCAALAAITGVDETAVLPFSTGVIGEPLPVQKIESALQAALDDLSPDHWAEAATGIMTTDTLPKGASRQFQHDGVTVTVTGISKGAGMIRPNMATMLGYIATDAKVAGGVLQDLVRDAANKSFNRITIDGDTSTNDCCMLIATGQAALPEVTEATGELFEKLKQAVLEVFMEVAQAIVRDGEGATKFVTVQVNGGGNHQECLDVAYAVAHSPLIKTALFASDPNWGRILAAVGYAGVPDLDVSKIDVFLGEVCIASQGGRSPSYTEEQGAAVMALEEITIRIELGRGSCSETIWTTDLSHEYVKINAEYRT from the coding sequence ATGGCTGTTGGTCTTGGTCCTTTACCTACCCTGCATCCGGTACCCGGTTTCGAACTCGGCATCGCTTCCGCTGGCATCAAGCGACCGGGCCGCAAGGATGTGGTGATCATGCGCTGTACCGAAGGCTCGCGGGTCGCTGGGGTAACCACGACCAACGCCTTCTGCGCTGCCCCGGTCATCGTCACCCGCGAACGTATGCACGGTCCGGTGCGTTACCTGTTGACCAACACCGGTAACGCCAACGCCGGCACCGGGCCGCAAGGTCTGGCGGATGCCCGGTATACCTGCGCGGCGCTCGCTGCCATCACCGGGGTCGACGAGACGGCGGTGCTGCCGTTTTCCACCGGTGTGATCGGCGAGCCGCTGCCGGTGCAGAAAATCGAATCGGCGCTGCAGGCCGCGCTCGATGACCTGTCGCCAGATCATTGGGCCGAAGCCGCTACCGGCATCATGACCACCGATACGCTGCCCAAGGGCGCCAGCCGGCAGTTCCAGCATGACGGCGTCACGGTTACGGTCACCGGCATCAGCAAGGGCGCCGGCATGATCCGACCGAACATGGCGACCATGCTCGGCTACATCGCCACTGACGCCAAGGTGGCCGGCGGCGTGTTGCAGGATCTGGTGCGCGATGCGGCGAACAAGTCGTTCAACCGCATCACCATCGATGGCGACACTTCCACCAACGATTGCTGCATGCTGATCGCCACCGGGCAGGCTGCTCTACCGGAAGTCACCGAAGCTACGGGCGAGCTGTTCGAAAAGCTCAAGCAGGCAGTGCTCGAAGTCTTCATGGAGGTGGCCCAGGCCATCGTCCGCGACGGTGAAGGCGCGACCAAATTCGTCACGGTGCAGGTCAACGGTGGCGGCAATCACCAGGAGTGCCTGGACGTCGCCTACGCCGTGGCGCATTCGCCACTGATCAAGACTGCGTTGTTCGCCTCCGACCCGAACTGGGGTCGCATCCTCGCAGCTGTCGGCTATGCCGGCGTGCCGGACCTGGATGTCAGCAAGATCGACGTTTTTCTCGGCGAAGTCTGCATTGCCAGCCAGGGTGGACGCTCGCCCAGCTACACCGAAGAACAGGGTGCAGCGGTGATGGCCCTCGAGGAAATCACCATCCGCATCGAACTGGGTCGTGGTAGCTGCAGCGAGACTATCTGGACCACCGATCTGTCCCACGAATACGTGAAGATCAACGCCGAATACCGCACCTGA
- a CDS encoding glutathione S-transferase family protein, with protein sequence MALQLVVGDKNYSSWSLRAALAVDLSDAACVQIPVSLYRPDSRARLLGYSPTGKVPVLLTEDGPVWDSLAIAEYLAERFPEACLWPRERYARALARSVCAEMHSGFQALRSHLPMDMARDQALPELPDAVQADIDRVCAIWADCRGRFGPIGDYLFGQPSIADAFYAPVASRLRSYRVALPAVAASYVETVYQWPAFQRWRQSALQEVQK encoded by the coding sequence ATGGCTCTGCAATTGGTCGTCGGTGACAAGAACTACTCATCCTGGTCGCTGCGTGCCGCTCTGGCAGTGGATCTGTCCGATGCTGCATGCGTACAGATTCCGGTCTCGCTCTATCGGCCCGACAGTCGGGCTCGGCTGCTCGGTTATTCGCCGACTGGAAAAGTCCCGGTGCTACTGACCGAGGACGGGCCGGTATGGGATTCGCTGGCAATCGCCGAATACCTGGCCGAGCGCTTCCCTGAGGCATGCTTGTGGCCGCGCGAGCGGTACGCTCGCGCATTGGCCCGCAGCGTTTGCGCTGAAATGCACAGCGGCTTCCAGGCGCTGCGCAGCCATTTGCCGATGGATATGGCGCGTGACCAGGCGCTGCCTGAGTTGCCCGATGCGGTCCAGGCAGATATCGATCGGGTTTGTGCGATCTGGGCTGATTGTCGCGGACGCTTCGGCCCGATAGGCGACTATCTGTTCGGACAGCCAAGCATCGCCGATGCTTTTTACGCACCAGTTGCCTCGCGCCTACGAAGTTATCGAGTAGCCCTGCCGGCTGTCGCAGCGAGTTATGTCGAGACGGTCTACCAGTGGCCAGCTTTTCAGCGCTGGCGTCAGAGCGCTCTTCAGGAAGTGCAGAAGTGA
- a CDS encoding Nudix family hydrolase, whose protein sequence is MKRIHVAAAVIRGADERVLIAKRPLDKHQGGLWEFPGGKVEAGEGVQAALARELLEELGIVVTAAQPLIQVRHDYPDKQVLLDVWEVQAFTGEPHGAEGQPLMWVAADQLTNYSFPAANQPIVAAARLPQRYLVTPDGIAPQRLLDGLARALDDGIRLIQLRAPSLLHAEYLALAERALALCEGRAQLMLKGPLDWAANFPQAGWHLTAEQLRQVSEGRPIALGQWLAASCHNAEELELAASLGVDFVTLSPVQVTASHPEAPPLGWARVADLLLGFDRPAYLLGGLLTADIPRAREAGAQGVAAIRAFWPD, encoded by the coding sequence GTGAAACGAATCCATGTCGCCGCCGCTGTCATCCGTGGCGCCGACGAGCGTGTACTGATCGCCAAGCGCCCGCTCGACAAGCATCAGGGTGGCTTGTGGGAGTTTCCCGGCGGCAAGGTTGAAGCAGGTGAGGGCGTCCAGGCGGCACTGGCGCGCGAGCTGCTGGAGGAACTGGGAATTGTGGTCACCGCGGCGCAGCCATTGATCCAGGTGCGCCACGATTATCCGGACAAGCAGGTGCTCCTCGATGTCTGGGAGGTGCAGGCGTTTACCGGTGAGCCGCACGGCGCGGAAGGCCAGCCGCTGATGTGGGTGGCGGCAGATCAGCTGACGAATTACAGCTTCCCGGCCGCCAATCAACCGATCGTCGCGGCTGCGCGCCTGCCGCAACGCTATCTGGTCACGCCAGATGGCATTGCTCCACAACGCTTGCTCGACGGACTCGCACGCGCGCTGGATGACGGAATTCGGCTGATCCAGCTACGTGCGCCGTCGCTGCTGCATGCCGAATATCTTGCGCTGGCGGAACGGGCACTTGCTTTGTGCGAGGGTCGCGCGCAGTTGATGCTCAAGGGACCATTGGACTGGGCGGCAAACTTCCCGCAGGCAGGTTGGCACCTGACTGCCGAGCAGTTGCGTCAGGTAAGTGAAGGCCGACCAATAGCACTCGGGCAATGGCTCGCGGCGTCTTGCCATAATGCCGAAGAGCTGGAACTGGCCGCGTCATTGGGAGTAGATTTCGTCACGTTGTCGCCGGTGCAGGTCACCGCGAGTCATCCGGAAGCGCCCCCGTTGGGATGGGCGCGTGTCGCCGATTTGCTGTTAGGCTTCGACCGGCCGGCTTACCTGTTGGGCGGCCTGCTGACGGCGGATATTCCCAGAGCTCGTGAGGCCGGCGCGCAGGGCGTCGCGGCGATTCGAGCGTTTTGGCCAGATTGA
- the ahpC gene encoding alkyl hydroperoxide reductase subunit C has product MSLINTQVQPFKVNAFHNGKFIEVTEESLKGKWSVLIFMPAAFTFNCPTEIEDAANSYAEFQKAGTEVYIVTTDTHFSHKVWHETSPAVGKAQFPLIGDPTHQLTRAFGVHIEEEGLALRGTFLINPEGVIKTVEIHSNEIARDVSETLRKLKAAQYTAAHPGEVCPAKWKEGEKTLAPSLDLVGKI; this is encoded by the coding sequence ATGTCGCTGATCAACACTCAAGTTCAACCGTTCAAAGTCAATGCCTTCCACAACGGCAAGTTCATTGAAGTCACCGAAGAATCCCTGAAGGGCAAGTGGTCCGTGCTGATCTTCATGCCGGCTGCCTTCACCTTCAACTGCCCGACTGAAATCGAAGACGCAGCCAACAGCTACGCCGAATTCCAGAAGGCCGGTACCGAGGTGTACATCGTCACCACCGATACCCACTTCTCGCACAAGGTCTGGCACGAAACTTCCCCTGCCGTAGGCAAGGCGCAGTTCCCGCTGATCGGTGATCCGACTCACCAGCTGACCCGCGCTTTCGGTGTGCACATCGAAGAAGAAGGTCTGGCTCTGCGTGGCACCTTCCTGATCAACCCGGAAGGCGTGATCAAGACCGTCGAGATTCATTCCAACGAGATCGCTCGTGACGTGTCGGAAACCCTGCGCAAGCTGAAAGCCGCCCAGTACACCGCCGCTCACCCGGGCGAAGTTTGCCCGGCCAAGTGGAAAGAAGGCGAGAAGACCCTGGCTCCGTCGCTGGACCTGGTCGGCAAGATCTAA
- the ahpF gene encoding alkyl hydroperoxide reductase subunit F: MLDTNLKTQLKAYLEKVTQPFEIVASLDDGEKSQEMLSLLQDIASLSDKITLETDGDDARKPSFSLNRIGGNISLRFAGIPMGHEFTSLVLALLQVGGHPSKTAPEVIEQIKALDGDYRFETYFSLSCQNCPDVVQALNLMAVLNPNIKHVAIDGALFQDEVERRQIMSVPSIYLNGELFTQGRMSEEEILAKLDTGSSARDAEKLKAKDAYDVLVVGGGPAGAAAAIYAARKGIRTGVAAERFGGQVLDTMAIENFISVKETEGPKLARALEEHVREYEVEIMNLQRASKLIPAGEDGLHRVQFENGGELKARSLILATGARWREMNVPGEQEYRGRGVAYCPHCDGPLFKGKRVAVIGGGNSGVEAAIDLAGIVAHVTLLEFGEELRADAVLQRKLQSLPNVTILKMAQTTEVQGDGQKVTGLLYKDRNNDAVHTVELEGIFVQIGLLPNSDWLKGSVELSRFGEIIVDAKGQTSIPGVFAAGDVTTVPYKQIVIALGEGAKASLSAFDHLIRSSAPA; this comes from the coding sequence ATGTTGGACACCAATCTCAAGACCCAGTTGAAAGCCTACCTGGAGAAGGTCACCCAGCCCTTCGAGATCGTTGCGTCCCTCGATGACGGCGAGAAATCCCAGGAGATGCTGAGCCTGCTGCAGGACATCGCCAGCCTCAGCGACAAGATCACCCTGGAGACCGACGGCGACGATGCGCGCAAGCCGTCGTTCTCGCTCAACCGCATCGGCGGCAACATCAGCCTGCGTTTCGCTGGTATCCCCATGGGCCACGAATTCACCTCGCTGGTGCTGGCGCTGCTGCAGGTCGGCGGCCATCCGTCGAAGACCGCCCCCGAGGTGATCGAGCAGATCAAGGCGCTGGACGGCGACTACCGCTTCGAAACCTACTTCTCGCTGTCCTGCCAGAACTGCCCGGACGTGGTCCAGGCGCTGAACCTGATGGCCGTGCTCAATCCGAACATCAAGCACGTCGCCATCGACGGCGCGCTGTTCCAGGACGAAGTCGAGCGTCGCCAGATCATGTCGGTGCCGAGCATCTACCTCAACGGCGAACTGTTCACCCAGGGCCGCATGAGCGAGGAAGAGATCCTCGCCAAGCTCGATACCGGCTCCAGCGCCCGTGACGCCGAGAAGCTCAAGGCCAAGGACGCCTACGACGTGCTGGTGGTCGGTGGTGGCCCGGCCGGCGCCGCAGCGGCCATCTACGCCGCACGCAAGGGCATCCGTACCGGTGTGGCGGCCGAGCGCTTCGGCGGCCAGGTGCTCGACACCATGGCCATCGAGAACTTCATCTCGGTGAAGGAAACCGAAGGCCCGAAACTGGCCCGCGCGCTGGAAGAACACGTGCGTGAATACGAAGTCGAGATCATGAACCTGCAGCGTGCCAGTAAGCTGATTCCGGCTGGCGAAGACGGCCTGCATCGCGTGCAGTTCGAGAACGGCGGCGAGCTCAAGGCCAGGAGCCTGATCCTTGCCACCGGCGCACGCTGGCGCGAAATGAACGTGCCCGGCGAGCAGGAATACCGCGGTCGTGGCGTCGCCTACTGCCCGCACTGCGACGGCCCGTTGTTCAAGGGCAAGCGTGTGGCGGTGATCGGTGGCGGCAACTCCGGCGTGGAAGCGGCCATCGACCTGGCCGGCATCGTCGCCCATGTCACCCTGCTCGAATTTGGTGAGGAACTGCGTGCCGATGCGGTACTGCAACGCAAGCTGCAGAGCCTGCCCAACGTGACCATCTTGAAGATGGCGCAGACCACCGAAGTCCAGGGCGATGGCCAGAAAGTCACCGGCCTGCTCTACAAGGACCGCAACAACGACGCCGTGCACACCGTCGAGCTGGAAGGCATCTTTGTGCAGATCGGCCTGCTGCCCAACAGCGACTGGCTCAAGGGTAGCGTGGAGCTGTCGCGCTTCGGCGAGATCATCGTCGACGCCAAAGGCCAGACCAGCATCCCCGGCGTGTTCGCGGCCGGTGACGTAACCACGGTGCCGTACAAGCAGATCGTGATCGCGTTGGGTGAAGGGGCCAAGGCTTCGCTGAGCGCCTTCGATCACCTGATCCGGTCTTCCGCGCCGGCCTGA